The sequence below is a genomic window from Colius striatus isolate bColStr4 unplaced genomic scaffold, bColStr4.1.hap1 scaffold_186, whole genome shotgun sequence.
CCCCCGCTACCTGCGCTGCGGAGCCGCGAGTGGCGGCCGGCGGCACGGGCGCCGCCTTATATCACCTCGTGGCCACGCCCACCGCCACCAAGCCACGCCCCCTCCGCCCAGCcttggccacgccccctccgtAGCGGCGCGTTGTGCCTTGGCCACGCCCCCCGCtgtggccacgccccctcctTAAAAGCACGATcgtggccacgccccctccgcCCTGGCCACGCCCCCGGCGCCTCCCCGGCGCGCTCAAAGGGCACGAGACCGGAagtggcggcggcggctgcggccgGGACCCGGAAGTGGGGGGAGGGGAAGCGATTCGGTGGCCACGAAGCCGCTTTTGGTCGCCCAAACCCCCCATTGCCCGCCCGGGGCGAGTCCTCCGCCACAAAACCGCCCGGTTTGGCCTCAAAAGTGACCCCAAAATGCCCCTTTTCTTCCACAAATGACCCCAAAATGCCCCTTTGTCTCAAAGTGACCCCAAAATCGCCCATTTTGGCCCCAAAATGACCCCAAAATGTCCCTTTTTCTCCACAAATGACCCCAAAATGCCCCCAACAGCCCTTTTCCACCCCAAATTGCCTCAAGTTCATCCTTTTGTTCCCAAACTGACCCCAAACTGACCCCAAACTGTCccttttgcctcaaaatggcccAAAAATGACCATTTTTGCCTCAAAGTGCCCCCAAAATGCCCCTTTTCCTCCACAAGTGACCCCAAAATGCCCCTTTTTCTCAAAGTGACCCCAAATCGCCCATTTTGGCCCCAAAGTGCCCCCAAAATGTCCCTTTTTCTCCACAAGTGACCCCAAAATGCCCCTTTTTCTCAAAGTGACCCCAAAATTGCCCATTTGgactcaaaatgacccaaaatgcCCCTTTTCCACCCCAAACTACCTCAGAAGCCCCTTTTCCATCCCAAGTTGCCTTTAATTCATCTTTTTGCTCCCAAACTGCCTCAAACGACCATTTTCGCCCCAAAACCATCTGCTTTGCCCCAAAACCGCTCCTAAAATGCCCATTTTAGCCCAAAGTGCCCCCAAACCAACCATTTTCCTTCCAAACCACTCGGTTTTGTGGTTGATCTACTCCAAAATTGCCCATTTTCCCCCCAAAGTGCCCCCAAAACGTCCATTTTTTACCTCAAAATGCCCTAAAAATCAACATTTGCCCCAAAAACTCCCCTTTTGCTCCCAAAGCACCCCCAAAACAACCACTTTGCCATCAAACCGCCCCAAATAAGCCCCATTTTTACCCCAAACCGCCccagtgtgtttgtttttccttcaaagtGCCCCAAAACTGCCCTTTTTTGCCCCCAAATGCCCCAGAACTGCCCTTTTTTGCCCCAAAGTGCCCCAAAACTGCCCTTTTTTGCCCCAAAAGGCCCGTTTTCTTCTCTCAGTATTCCCAAAACACCCTTTTTTCACCACAATCTgccccaaaatcccactttcccCCCCAAACTCCTCTCTTTTCCCCCAAAGTGCCCCAAAACCGCCCTTTTTTGCCCAAACCGCCCGTTTCCCGCCTCTTTAGCCACGCCCCGCCCCTTGGCGGCGCCTCAGCCAATCAGAAGCGAAGCAGAACCCGGAAGCGGAAGCGCGGGGCGCCGGCTCCCGTGCTATGGCGACCAGCCGGAAGTGGCGCCGTCCCGACCGGAAGTTGCCcgttttcttcctcatttttacCCCAAAACCATCCCTAAACCACCTAAAAAGCACCATGAGGCCCCTTTTTATCCTCATATTTAACTGTTTTACCCCAAAGCGCTCCAAAACCGCCCTTTTTTGCCCCAAACCGCCCATTCCCCTCCTCCTGGCACCGCCCCCCCGCCGCTGCGAGGCGCCGGAAGTGCCGAGGCCTCCGACCGGAAGTGAAGCGGCCGCCATGGGCTCGTCCAAGAAGCACCGtgagcgcggcggcggcggctccgaaGGGCCCGAGGAGGCTCCGGCGGCCGCTCCCGGCGGCGCCCAAGCCCCGGCCAGTCCCCCGGCGCCGGCCGCGGCCGCCAGAGGCTCCCGCGAGCACCGCaagcgccgccgccgcgcgtCCGGGGAGCGCCGGGGGAAGCGCAGCCGCTCGCGGGGGCCCGAGCGCGGCGGGAACGGAGCGAACGGAGCGAACGGAGCCGCCGGCAGCGGCCCCGCGGCCCCCAGGAGGCCCGAGGACACGGCCCGGGGCGGCCatgggcgcggggcggcggcggccgaggGCGAGCGGCGCGGCAAGAGGGAGCGCAGGGACGAGAGAGACGAGCCCGGTGAGGCGCtgggggggactgggaggggggtTTAGGGGCACTGGGAGAGGGTTagaggggactgggagggggtttgaaggaactgggagggggttagaggggactgggagggggttgagggggctgggggggactgggagggggtttgaggggacTGGGAGATACTGGGAGGGGATTagaggggactgggagggggttggggcgACTGGGAGAGACTGGGAGGGGATTAGAGGGGACTGGGGGGAACTGGGAGGGGAttggagggaactgggaggggattagaggggactgggagggggttggaggggactgggagggggttggaggggactgggaggggcTGGGAGAGCGTTTaggggcactggggggcactgggagggtttggggggcactgggagggcactgggggacagtgggaggcactgggaggcactgggagggttTAAGAGTCACTGGGAtgcactgggagggcactgggagggcactggggggcactgggagggcactggggggcactgggatgcactggggggcactgggatgcactgggggcactggggggcactgggaggcactgggggcagtggggagTACTGGGATGCattgggaggcactgggagggttTAATGGTCACTGGGAAGCAttgggaggcactggggagtactgggatgtgctgggggctctgggggcagtgggaggcactggggagtACTGGGATGTACTGGCAAGCAGTTGGAGGTACTGGGATGCACTGGGAGCGTTTAAGGgtcactgggaggcactgggagggttTAAGGGTCACTGGGatgcactgggaggcactggggggcaGTGGGATGCACTGGGATGCATTGGGGGGCagtgggaggcactggggggtactgggggcactgggatgcactgggaggcactgggagggcactggcgGCACTGGGAGGGTTTAAGGGACACTGGGggtactgggagggcactgggggcagtgggagggcactgggaggacACTGGGGGTACTGGGatgcactgggaggcactgggagggcactgggggcactgggagggttTAAGGGACACTGGGggtactgggagggcactgggggcagtgggaggcactgggaggacactgggggtactgggaggcactgggagggcactgggggcAGTGGAAGGGTTTAAGGGACACTGGGGGTACTGGGAGGACACTGGGGGCagtgggaggcactgggaggcgCTGGGGGATACTGGGATGCACtgggggggcagtggggggcactgggagggttTAAGAgtcactgggaggcactgggggcactgggatgcactgggagcactgggatgCACTGGGAGGGTTTAGGAgtcactgggaggcactgggggcactgggatgcactgggggcactgggatgcactgggagggcactgggaagcactggggggcactgggaggcactgggggcactgggatgcactgggagcactgggatgCACTGGGAGGGTTTAAGAggcactgggggcactgggatgcactgggggcactgggatgcactgggagggcactgggaagCACTGAGGGGcgctgggaggcactgggggtACTGGGATGCACCGGGGGAcgctgggggcactgggggcactgggggagTTTAAGGGGCAGTGGGAGGGCACTAGGAAGGCACTGGGAtgcactggggggcactgggagggcactggggacactgggagggcactgggaggcactggggtcagtgggaggcactgggatgcactggggggcactgggatgcactgggggcactgggatgcACTGGAGggactggggggcactggggacactgggaggcactgggatgcactgggagcactgggatgcactgggagggcactggggcAGCCGCTGCCCTCGTTAAGGCGCCGCTAACGAGCGCTCATTAGCTCTGGCCCCGCCCCCAGGGAAAAGCGACTCCAGCGGCGGCCTCAGCGTGGAAGAGACCAAGTGAGAGCCCAAatgcaccccaaaaccaccccaaaaccccaaacacaccccaaaaacaccccaaatgcaccccaaaacctcacccCAACCCCCAAACTGCACCCCAACACCCAAatgcaccccaaaaccaccccaaaaccaccccaaaacctcacccCAACCCCCAAactgcaccccaaaaccccaaatgcaccccaaaaccaccccaaaaccaccccaaaacctcacccCAACCCCCAAactgcaccccaaaacccctcccacaccccaaaacacaccccaaaaccccaaatgcaccccaaaaccaccccaaaaccaccccaaaaccccaaatgcACCCCAACACCCCAAatgcaccccaaaaccaccccaaaaccaccccaaaacctcacccCAACCCCCAAactgcaccccaaaaccccaaatgcaccccaaaaccaccccaaaaccaccccaaaacctcacccCAACCCCCAAactgcaccccaaaaccccaaatgcaccccaaaaccaccccaaaaccaccccaaaaccaccccaaaacctcaccccacaccccaaaaccaccccaaaacctcatcccaacccccaaaaccacccaaagccccaaaacacaccccaaatgcaccccaaaaccccaaaacacaccccaaaacaccccaaaacctcacccCAACCCCCAAactgcaccccaaaaccccaaatgcaccccaaaaccaccccaaaaccaccccaaaacctcacccCAACCCCCAAactgcaccccaaaaccccaaatgcaccccaaaaccaccccaaaaccaccccaaaacctcacccCAACCCCCAAactgcaccccaaaacccctcccacaccccaaaacacaccccaaaaccccaaatgcaccccaaaaccaccccaaaaccaccccaaaaccccaaatgcACCCCAACACCCCAAatgcaccccaaaaccaccccaaacccaccccaaaacctcacccCAACTCCCAAactgcaccccaaaaccccaaatgcaccccaaaaca
It includes:
- the SART1 gene encoding U4/U6.U5 tri-snRNP-associated protein 1, with product MATSRKWRRPDRKLPVFFLIFTPKPSLNHLKSTMRPLFILIFNCFTPKRSKTALFCPKPPIPLLLAPPPRRCEAPEVPRPPTGSEAAAMGSSKKHRERGGGGSEGPEEAPAAAPGGAQAPASPPAPAAAARGSREHRKRRRRASGERRGKRSRSRGPERGGNGANGANGAAGSGPAAPRRPEDTARGGHGRGAAAAEGERRGKRERRDERDEPGKSDSSGGLSVEETNKLRAKLGLKPLDTAPAKKAEAGTKEEPLVGAIVNPLLGRHRDELREKLAAAKEKRLLNQKLGRVRPLGQEEPWLDDAAAWIERSRRLQHERELAHRR